The following are encoded together in the Deltaproteobacteria bacterium genome:
- a CDS encoding LamG domain-containing protein, whose protein sequence is MAPVVRAVGGVVGASLLVAGMLWLRHYVQATQPEAQPAPAERRLAAAELPRVRRGVPGGAPMSEPADEPAAGSDFSPRLSGGMAPPRMGVTPGAAPKAPGATSPQRGGAAAATDAAPAEPPAAVTPETGLAAAVLSVSFDGTTSAADQTPPLIEQDVTLDPKTGAAFFPPTAVLAYADAGGVDPDQGTVALWVRRETDPADGKERQLISLLSGGWPNRLELGMGPTAIRFMLTTSDGRETPVGSGIKWGAGEWHHVALTWGEALLSIYLDGMLSDQGTYAGTFALPPGTALYVASSRKEIDPAAAPVSLRSLLVLQYAASWEEIAQIVTETVPPH, encoded by the coding sequence ATGGCGCCGGTAGTGCGAGCGGTGGGCGGCGTTGTCGGCGCGAGTCTGCTGGTGGCTGGGATGCTGTGGCTGCGCCATTACGTGCAAGCAACACAGCCGGAAGCGCAGCCGGCGCCGGCCGAGCGGCGGCTGGCCGCGGCCGAGCTGCCGCGTGTGCGGCGCGGCGTACCCGGCGGTGCGCCCATGAGCGAGCCGGCGGACGAGCCGGCCGCGGGGTCGGATTTCAGCCCGCGGTTGTCCGGCGGAATGGCGCCGCCGCGTATGGGGGTGACGCCCGGCGCGGCGCCGAAAGCGCCGGGGGCAACCTCGCCGCAGCGCGGCGGCGCCGCCGCAGCTACCGATGCGGCGCCGGCTGAGCCGCCGGCGGCCGTAACCCCGGAGACAGGTCTGGCCGCGGCTGTTCTGTCGGTCAGCTTTGACGGCACCACCAGCGCGGCCGATCAGACTCCGCCGCTCATCGAACAGGATGTTACCTTGGACCCGAAAACCGGCGCGGCGTTCTTTCCGCCGACGGCGGTGCTGGCGTATGCCGATGCCGGTGGGGTTGATCCCGATCAGGGCACAGTCGCCCTGTGGGTGCGGCGGGAGACCGATCCGGCCGACGGCAAGGAGCGCCAACTGATCTCCTTGCTCTCGGGCGGCTGGCCGAACCGCCTCGAACTCGGCATGGGGCCGACCGCGATCCGCTTCATGCTGACGACCTCCGACGGCCGCGAAACTCCCGTCGGCAGCGGCATCAAATGGGGTGCCGGCGAGTGGCATCACGTGGCGCTGACTTGGGGTGAGGCGCTGTTGTCGATCTACCTCGACGGGATGCTCAGCGATCAAGGGACGTACGCCGGCACCTTCGCGCTGCCGCCGGGGACGGCGCTCTACGTCGCTTCGAGCCGCAAGGAGATCGATCCGGCGGCGGCGCCGGTATCGCTGCGCAGCTTGCTGGTGTTGCAATACGCCGCCAGCTGGGAGGAGATCGCACAGATAGTGACCGAGACGGTGCCGCCGCACTAG
- a CDS encoding type II toxin-antitoxin system HicB family antitoxin, whose protein sequence is MLNYEIILYWSDQDGVFVAEVPELPGCMAHGDTQEAALANAKDAMQLWIDTATEFGDPIPEPKRRRLMYA, encoded by the coding sequence ATGCTGAACTACGAAATCATCCTCTATTGGAGCGACCAGGACGGGGTGTTCGTAGCTGAGGTACCGGAGCTCCCCGGATGCATGGCCCACGGCGATACCCAGGAAGCTGCGCTCGCCAACGCTAAGGATGCCATGCAGCTCTGGATCGACACGGCAACAGAATTCGGCGACCCGATCCCCGAACCAAAGAGGCGCCGGCTCATGTACGCGTGA